The following are from one region of the Balaenoptera acutorostrata chromosome 18, mBalAcu1.1, whole genome shotgun sequence genome:
- the SPRY2 gene encoding protein sprouty homolog 2, which yields MEARAQSGSGSQPLLQAPRDGGRQRGEPDPRDALAQQVHVLSLDQIRAIRNTNEYTEGPTVVPRPGLKPAPRPSAQHKHERLHGLPEHRQPPRPQHSQAHASARATLSRSISTVSSGSRSSTRTSTSSISSEQRLLGSSFSSGPVADGIIRVQPKSELQPGELKPLSKEDLGLHAYRCEDCGKCKCKECTYPRPLPSDWICHEQCLCSAQNVIDYGTCVCCVKGLFYHCSNDDEDNCADSPCSCSQSHCCTRWSAMGVMSLFLPCLWCYLPAKGCLKLCQGCYDRVNRPGCRCKNSNTVCCKVPTVPPRNFEKPT from the coding sequence ATGGAGGCCAGAGCTCAGAGTGGCAGCGGATCGCAGCCCTTGCTGCAGGCACCCCGTGACGGCGGCAGGCAGCGTGGGGAGCCCGACCCCAGAGACGCCCTCGCCCAGCAGGTACACGTGCTGTCTCTGGATCAGATCAGAGCCATCCGAAACACCAATGAGTACACAGAGGGACCTACTGTGGTCCCCAGACCTGGGCTCAAGCCTGCACCTCGCCCCTCCGCTCAGCACAAACACGAGAGGCTCCACGGTCTGCCTGAGCATCGCCAGCCCCCCAGGCCCCAGCACTCACAGGCCCACGCTTCTGCGAGGGCCACTCTGTCCAGGTCCATCAGCACAGTCAGCTCGGGGTCTCGCAGCAGTACTAGGACAAGTACCAGCAGCATTTCCTCTGAACAGAGGCTCTTGGGATCATCCTTCTCCTCGGGGCCTGTTGCTGATGGGATAATCCGGGTGCAGCCCAAATCAGAGCTCCAGCCAGGTGAGCTTAAGCCGCTGAGCAAGGAGGATTTGGGGCTGCACGCCTACAGGTGTGAGGACTGCGGCAAGTGCAAATGTAAGGAGTGCACCTACCCAAGGCCTCTGCCATCGGACTGGATCTGCCACGAGCAGTGCCTTTGCTCGGCCCAGAACGTGATCGACTACGGGACGTGCGTGTGCTGTGTGAAAGGCCTCTTCTATCACTGTTCCAATGATGACGAGGACAACTGCGCTGACAGCCCGTGTTCCTGCAGCCAGTCTCACTGTTGTACACGGTGGTCGGCCATGGGCGTCATGTCcctctttttgccttgtttatggtgTTACCTTCCCGCCAAGGGTTGCCTTAAATTGTGCCAGGGGTGTTATGACCGGGTGAACAGGCCTGGATGCCGttgtaaaaattcaaacacagtCTGCTGCAAAGTTCCCACTGTCCCACCCAGGAACTTTGAAAAACCAACATAG